The following are encoded together in the Flavobacterium sp. TR2 genome:
- a CDS encoding DUF4251 domain-containing protein, protein MKKKLSVLLFLASVLSFSVSAQEKTKKELKQEREQKKQNEIKALIDSQNFVFEAQKVTPQGGRLINLDYNTYFLKFKADSTTCDLPFFGRGYNVGYGTDGGIKFEGKPENIRVETKKNNTTLKATVRGKSDVYDLMFSIYYNGSTTLSVNSNNRAPINYDGIIYAPKTTEKK, encoded by the coding sequence AAACTATCTGTTTTGCTGTTTTTAGCAAGTGTTCTTAGTTTTTCTGTTTCTGCACAGGAAAAAACTAAGAAAGAGCTCAAGCAAGAAAGAGAACAAAAAAAGCAAAATGAAATTAAAGCGCTTATCGATTCTCAGAATTTTGTTTTTGAAGCCCAAAAAGTAACGCCTCAAGGCGGCAGATTAATTAATTTGGACTATAATACTTATTTCTTAAAGTTTAAAGCTGATAGCACAACTTGCGATCTTCCTTTTTTTGGACGTGGCTACAATGTTGGTTACGGTACTGATGGCGGAATAAAATTTGAAGGAAAGCCTGAAAATATTAGAGTTGAAACCAAAAAGAATAATACCACTCTAAAAGCAACCGTAAGAGGCAAGAGCGATGTTTACGATTTAATGTTTTCTATATACTATAACGGAAGTACAACTCTTTCTGTTAATAGTAATAATAGAGCCCCAATTAATTA